The Obesumbacterium proteus DNA window ACAGTGGTCTTCTCGCTGTTTGCCGCTTTCCCCATGTTTGGCGAAGTTTCTGAACAGCTTAAGCACTTTATTTTTACCAATTTCGTCCCCGCTGCTGGTGATGTCGTGCAGTCTTATATCGAACAGTTTGTCGCCAATTCGAGCAAGATGACCGCCGTGGGTGCCGTTGGGCTGATCGTCACGGCTCTGCTGGTAATCTCCTCCGTTGACGGTGTGCTAAACCATATTTGGCGTAGCCGTACTCAGCGCCCAATCGTCTATTCATTTGCGATCTATTGGATGGTATTAACCCTTGGGCCCATTTTAGTGGGGGCCAGCATGGCGATTAGCACCTATCTGCTTTCCATCCGCTGGCTGGCGATGACCGGCGTGTATTCGCTGGTGGATCAGATACTACGGGTTTTCCCCCTATTGTTGTCCTGCGCTAGTTTCTGGTTAATTTATTGCGTCGTGCCCACGCAGCGAGTCCCTGCCAGAGATGCGTTAATCGGCGCGGTGGTGGCGGGGCTATTATTCGAACTGGGTAAAAAAGGCTTTGGGCTATACGTCACGATGTTTCCATCGTATCAATTGATTTATGGCGTACTGGCCGTGATACCGATACTGTTTGTCTGGGTCTACTGGAGCTGGTGTATTGTGTTATTGGGCGCAGAGATTACCGTCTCGCTAAGTGAATACCGCGCCATGCATCAGCGCGCAAAACGAGAAGAAAACCAGAAAATTCAAGCGACACCGCCAGAAAACGATAAGGAAGAGAAGAACTAAATGATAGCGTTAATTCAGAGAGTAACTCATGCCAGCGTTGTTGTTGAAGGCTCCACCGTGGGTGAGATTGGCCCAGGGCTGCTGGTATTACTGGGCGTTGAAAAAGAAGATAACGAACAAAAAGCCCAAAGGCTGCGTGACAAAGTATTGGGCTATCGCATTTTCAGCGATGAAAACGACAAAATGAATCTTAACGTTCAGCAAGCCGGTGGCAGCGTATTGGTGGTTTCCCAATTTACCCTAGCCGCAGACACTCAAAAAGGGATGCGTCCAAGTTTCTCCGGTGGTGCCGCTCCCGATGAAGCAGAGCGCCTATATGAATACTTCGTTGGCCAGTGCCGTGAAACCGGCATCAACACCCAAACCGGGCAGTTTGCAGCCGATATGAAGGTTTCACTACTCAATGATGGGCCGGTCACCTTCTGGCTCCAGGTTTAGGCTATCTTGCTTGCCATTTTGAGGTTGGGCAGTGCTCAGAATCCTCACGTACTATTGTACGCTCCGGTTCTTGCGCGCTGTCCGCTCTCAAAATGACTGCGCCGATAACGCCTAAACCACGATGACTATCTGTACCTTTGCGATTGTACGATGAGAGAGAGCAAGTTATGTACCACCTGCGAGTTCCGGTTACAGAGCAAGAGCTAAAAGATTATTACCAGTTTCGCTGGGAGATGCTGCGTAAGCCGCTGCATCAGCCGGTGGGATCGGAGCGTGATGCCTATGATGCGATGGCGCACCATCAAATGGTGGTTGATGAGTCGGGCAAACCCGTTGCTATCGGGCGCTTATATATCAATGCCGATAATGAAGCCTCTATCCGCTTTCTGGCGGTTGATCCAACCGTACAGGCCAAAGGGTTAGGAACGCTGGTGGCGATGACGCTGGAGTCTGTAGCGCGTCAGGAAGGGGTTAAACGGGTGGTGTGTAGCGCACGTGAAGATGCGGTGGAGTTTTTTGCCAAATTGGGTTTTGAAAATCAGGGCGAAATTACCGCACCGCAAACCACGCCGGTACGTCATTTCCTGATGATTAAGCCAGTCGCAACGCTCGATGATATTTTACATCGCCCCGATTGGTGCGCTCAGTTGCAAAAAGCATGGTACGAAAACATCCCGCTGAGTGAAAAAATGGGTGTGCGTATCAGCCAATATACCGGCCAGCGCTTTGTCACCACCATGCCTGAGTCAGGCAATCAAAATCCACATCAAACGCTGTTTGCGGGTAGCTTGTTTTCATTGGCGACGCTCACAGGCTGGGGGCTGATTTGGCTGCTGCTGCGTGAGCGCCATTTGGGCGGAACCATTATTCTTGCCGATGCGCATATCCGTTATAGCGCACCGATTACCGGTCGACCGCGAGCGGTTGCGGATCTCAGTTCCGTCAGCGGCGATCTGGATAGGCTTGCCCGTGGGCGCAAAGCGCGCGTTCAGCTTTCAGTGAATTTATATGGTGATGAGCATCCCGGCGCGGTGTTTGAAGGGACTTATATGGTACTACCGGCGACCGAAGATGATGATGAGGGCAGTATTCAGTAAGGCTTGGTGAATTGCAGCCCCAGCTTAACCCTCCCCTTCGCAGGGGAGGGAACCGCTTGGTGAAGCGTGGAATTTCTCTGAGCGGCTTCGACCAATGTGAAGTGCGGCCAATTATGCCGCCTGCGGCATTCCGACTTGTTTGTTACGTAAGAACATCACCACAAGCGTTAGCCAAATAATACCGCTCATCAGGTTAAACAGGCTGAACCAGCTATTACCGCCCAGCAGATAAGCGTGTTTGGTTAACTCAATGCCGACGGTAAAAATCAGCATACTAAGCATACCCATTGCTGCCGACACGGTGCCTTTACTCATATCGCTGGAAAACAGCGTTAAACGGTATAACCCTGCGTTAGCGATTCCGATCCCGAAGGCGTAGATACTCAGCCCCGCCGTCATCCACAGATAGGCATGAGAAGCGTGTACCGTGGCAATCGCCGCGATTGCCAGCCCCAGCATCATTGGCCATGCGCCAAGTTTAATCAGGGAGCGAACGCTGCGCGTGCTGGTTAGTTTCGCCAGCGTAAAGTTGCCCAGAATCAACGCGCCAAACACCGGAACCTGTAGAAGTCCGTAATCATAGCTGCTTAAACCTTCGCCGCTAATTATGATGACCGGAGACTGTGCGATCCAAGCTAACAGCGGCAAACTGGCAAAACCGGTCGCGAGCGCACCACACAAAAAATGGCGGTTCGATAGCACCTGTTTATAGTCCTGCCCCAGCGCTTTCAGCGACAGTTTTTCACCACGACGCGTCGCGGTTTCAGGCATCGCACGCCACAATCCATAGAAAGAAAACGCGGCGAGTGCGGCAAACATCACAAACATCATTTGCCATGGCAAAACATGCACCCAAGCAGCACCGGCTAAAGGCCCTAGCAAGGGAGCAATCAGGGCCACGTTCGCCATCAGCGCGGTGATTTTTATGCACACCGATTCTTCAAAAGATTCTTGAATTGCGGCATAGCCCACGGCACCAATAAAGCACAGGCTCACGCCCTGCAAGAAGCGCAGCAGCGTAAATTGCTCAATCGTCTGTGCTAGCAAAATGGCTAAACACATCACGACAAAATAGGCCACGCCCGCCAACATCACCGGACGACGCCCGATGCGGTCCGACAATGGCCCAAGCAGCCATTGCAGGAACATGCCGCCGGCCAGATAAGCGGTCATTGACGTTGGTACCCATTCTTGGCCAACGTTAAATTCTTGCACCACGGTCAACATGCCGGGCTGAATCATGTCATTGCCGATATAGGTGGTGAATTCATACAGAACCAGACAAAGCGGAAACAGCAGCGCCTGTC harbors:
- the dtd gene encoding D-aminoacyl-tRNA deacylase, giving the protein MIALIQRVTHASVVVEGSTVGEIGPGLLVLLGVEKEDNEQKAQRLRDKVLGYRIFSDENDKMNLNVQQAGGSVLVVSQFTLAADTQKGMRPSFSGGAAPDEAERLYEYFVGQCRETGINTQTGQFAADMKVSLLNDGPVTFWLQV
- a CDS encoding MFS transporter; this encodes MQKSLTAAGRLGRQALLFPLCLVLYEFTTYIGNDMIQPGMLTVVQEFNVGQEWVPTSMTAYLAGGMFLQWLLGPLSDRIGRRPVMLAGVAYFVVMCLAILLAQTIEQFTLLRFLQGVSLCFIGAVGYAAIQESFEESVCIKITALMANVALIAPLLGPLAGAAWVHVLPWQMMFVMFAALAAFSFYGLWRAMPETATRRGEKLSLKALGQDYKQVLSNRHFLCGALATGFASLPLLAWIAQSPVIIISGEGLSSYDYGLLQVPVFGALILGNFTLAKLTSTRSVRSLIKLGAWPMMLGLAIAAIATVHASHAYLWMTAGLSIYAFGIGIANAGLYRLTLFSSDMSKGTVSAAMGMLSMLIFTVGIELTKHAYLLGGNSWFSLFNLMSGIIWLTLVVMFLRNKQVGMPQAA
- the fabY gene encoding fatty acid biosynthesis protein FabY, with the protein product MYHLRVPVTEQELKDYYQFRWEMLRKPLHQPVGSERDAYDAMAHHQMVVDESGKPVAIGRLYINADNEASIRFLAVDPTVQAKGLGTLVAMTLESVARQEGVKRVVCSAREDAVEFFAKLGFENQGEITAPQTTPVRHFLMIKPVATLDDILHRPDWCAQLQKAWYENIPLSEKMGVRISQYTGQRFVTTMPESGNQNPHQTLFAGSLFSLATLTGWGLIWLLLRERHLGGTIILADAHIRYSAPITGRPRAVADLSSVSGDLDRLARGRKARVQLSVNLYGDEHPGAVFEGTYMVLPATEDDDEGSIQ
- a CDS encoding virulence factor BrkB family protein produces the protein MTLFSWQSAKSCVSFGRLLWARVNHDRVSMMAGSLAYVSLLSLVPLVTVVFSLFAAFPMFGEVSEQLKHFIFTNFVPAAGDVVQSYIEQFVANSSKMTAVGAVGLIVTALLVISSVDGVLNHIWRSRTQRPIVYSFAIYWMVLTLGPILVGASMAISTYLLSIRWLAMTGVYSLVDQILRVFPLLLSCASFWLIYCVVPTQRVPARDALIGAVVAGLLFELGKKGFGLYVTMFPSYQLIYGVLAVIPILFVWVYWSWCIVLLGAEITVSLSEYRAMHQRAKREENQKIQATPPENDKEEKN